The genomic DNA CGCGGCGCCCGGAATCCTGGTGCCGCAGCTGGCCGGTTACACCGAACGAGTTCAGGCGCGGGTGACGGCATCCACCGAGTGGGAAAAGCTGGTCGACATGATCGCCGCGGGCCCACCGCTGTATTCGCCGTTCAAACTGCTCGACCCGTTCGTCAACGTCGCCGAGATGTTCATCCACAACGAGGACGTGCGCCGGGCGCAGCCGGCCTGGGAGCCGCGCGAGCTCGACGGCAAGCTGGTATCCGCGCTGCAGGGACAAGTCGCGAACATGGCGCGCATGGGGATAAGGAACGCGCCGGCGCGGGTTGTGCTGGTGACCCCGGACGGCCGCCGCCTGGCCGAGACCGGCCGCGGTGCCGAGGTGACCGTGACCGGTACACCGGGCGAGCTACTGCTCTTCGCGGCGGGCCGTGGCCCGGCTCAGGTCACCTTCACCGGACCTGACGAGGCTGTCGCCGCGGTCCGGGGCTCGAATCGCGGGTTCTGACTACCGGGAAACGGCCCCGAAAACACAACGCAGCTCGATCCCGGGGGATCGAGCTGCGTTGTTCTGGCGTCTGATCAGAAGTTGTTGCAGGTGTTGGCGACGTTCAGCACCAGGTCGGTGTACTGAGCGGCGCCCGGGGTGTTGTACGCCCGCGTGATCAGGGCCTTACGCTGCTGCGGACCGGAGGCGATCAGCTGGTGCAGGTAACCGACGCCGATCGGGTTTGCCTGCAGCTCGGCGGCAGCACCCGGGTCGAGTGCGGTCAGGGCGGCGATCACCTGCGGGTAGGTGCAGGTCGAGTACATGATCGGGGTGGGGTCCGGCTGAGCGGTGGCGACTGCGCCGCTGGCCATGACAGCGACCAGTGCCGAGCCCGCGCCGACCATCATCCGAGTGGTGAAAGACATTGTGTATTCCCCTCCCGCACCAGCTAACCGATGCGACCAAAGTGATTGATGACTACGTTAGCAGTTCTATCGACCGTCTGTGGCTGAGCGTTACAGCGTCTGAAGGAGCAGTCCGCACGGGTGTTGGGGACTCCACAGCGACCGCTGCCTGACGGTCGGGACGTGGGCATCAGCCACGTTCCGACACATTGACGTAGGCAAACCTAACCTAAGCAATATCGGGTAGGCTCGCCGCTGAAATGACCGAGATTGATCAGGGGCCGGTGCTACCGCGCGAGTTGACCTCACTGTCCGCTGAAGTGCGAGCGGTGGGTGCACCACCCGTTCCGCAGCTCGCCAGTCCGTGGGCCGTGCGCCTCGTCGACGCCGACGCCGATGCCGAGATGCTGTCCGAATGGATGAACCGACCGCATCTGGCGGAGGCCTGGGAGTACGACCGACCGCCGGAATGGTGGCGGCGGCACCTGCAGGCGCAGCTCGACGGTGAGTACTCGCGGCCGTTGCTCGTCAGCTACCAGGACAAGGCCATGGGCTACCTCGAGCTGTACTGGGCCGCCAAGGACTCCATTGCCCCTCGATACGACGCCGAGCCCCACGATCTGGGACTGCACGCCGCGATCGCGGATGAGCGCTTCGTCAACAGGGGACTGGGACCACTGTTGATGCCGCAGGTGTTGGCGAGTCTGTTCGAACTGGTGCCGTCGTGCCGTCGGGTGATGTTCGATCCCGACCATCGCAATACCGGTGCGCGGCGGCTGGTCGAGCATGGCGGCGCCGAATTCCTCGGTGAGCACGACATGGCCAACCGCAGGATGGCGCTGTACGCGCTGGCGCGCCCATCCAGCTGACGTCGGACGCGCCCTGTATATAGAGGGAGTGGCAAAAAGGCTTCTGCTGTTGCTGGCAGTGCTCGCCGTCGTGGGGGTATGCGCGGGACCGTGGTTCTACCGAACTCAGATGGAAGGCGCTCCGGCTCCGGCCCTGACCCTGCCGACCACGCATCGTCCGGCCACGACGAACCTCGACGGCAAATGGATCGTGGCCGCGGGCCCCGACGATGAGGCCAACCGCTCCCAGGCCGGCTATCGCGCCCGGCAACAGCTGCTGTGGGAAACCGTGACCGTCACCGGGCGGACCAACTCTGTCCGGGGTGACGCCACTGTTGCCGGTGGCACGCTGCAGGCGGCGAGCTTCGTCGTCGACGTGGCAACCATGCAGTCGCCGCACCGTGGTCGCGATGACAGGTTCCGCGGCCCCGACGTCATGGATGCCGCCAAGTTCCCGACGGCCAAGCTCGCCGTCCTCGATCCGGTCGACCTGTCGTCCATCTCCGGCGACGGCACGCCCACCACGATGGAGGTTTCGGCGCAGCTGACGCTCAAGGGCGTCGCCCGGCAGGTCGCGGTGCGGCTGGACGTACAGCGCTCGGGCAACGGGGTCGTGGCCGTGGGCCAAATCCCCGTCACCTTCGCCGATTACGGCATCGTCCCACCGGCGCCGCCGGTGGGACTGCTGGCCGTCGATCCGATCGTCACCATCGAATTTCTGGTGAATCTCGTCAAACGATGACCGGTGAGGACGTCACCGCGTCGTACCCTTCGTAGTCGGGCCGCATCCCCGCCGCCACGAGTTCCCAGAGCACCTCGTCGGTCCCGCCGCCGACCCGCGCGAGCTTCATGTCGCGCCACCACCGGCCCAGCGGTGTCTCGTCCACCAGATATCCGGCGCCGCCGAAGATGTGCATGCACTCGTCGACGACCTCGACGCCGAGGCGTGCCGCGGTGACCTTGATGGCCGCGGCCGCGCGCAGGTCCATTCGTCCCTGTGCGGCCAAACCCGCCAGGCCGTAGCGCAGCAGATCGACCCGAGCGTGCAGGTCGGCCAGGCGCATCCGCAGTGCCTGATGCTCGTACAACGTGTGGCCGAACTGCCGCCGTTTCATCATGCGAGCCAACGTGATTCCGATGATCCTGCGGCAATTGGCCTCGATCTGACCGGCGACCGACAGCCGCTCCTGTGCCAATCCCCAGGAGATCGCGGCCAGGCCGGTGCCCGCCCGCGCCACCAACGCTTCTGCCGGCACCCAGGTGTCGATGTGGACCGCCGCGTTATCGAGCGGACCGGCGCCCACCTTGCGATAGGGCGTCTGCACGTCAACCTGAGCGGTCGGCACGGAAATCACCACGACGCTGCCGTGGCGGCTCTCCCGATCGTGGTCGACGCTCCGCGCGACCACCATGATGTGGTCGGCGATGGGCGACATCGACACGAACTTCTTGGTGCCGCGGACCTCGAAACCGCCACGCGCCGAGACGACTTCGGTCTCGACGATCTGCAGGTCCGAACCGCCGGACTCTTCCGACGCGCCGATGCACAACACGGCGTCGCCCCGGATGGCCTGCTCGGTGATGTCGCGCAGATAATCGGACTTGCCGAATCTGCGCAGGATGGCGATGGCAGAGTCATGCAGACTGACTCCGACGCCGATTCCTGCGGATCCGAGCTTGCCCAGTTCCTCGGCGAGTGCGAAGACCTTCGCCACGTCCGGATGCTGGCGCTCGCCCCACTTGGCCGCGAAAACCTCGGACTGGCCCAGGTATTCGATGAGTTTGCGCGGAAAGCGTTCGGATTCTTCGGCTTCCGCGGTCCACTCGCGGACCCGCTCATCGAAGACCTCGCCCAGCAGTTCGCGGTAGCTCTCGGTGGTGCAGGTCTCGAAGGTGGTCATGATCCCACTGCTTCCAGGGTGCGCCTGACCTCGAGACGGCGGAGCTTGCCCGACGAGGTTCGCGGCAGTGACCCCGGTTTGAGGAACACCACGTCTGCCGGCACGATGCCGCACTCGGACGCAACCAGTGACACCACTTGGCTGCGGGCGGTCGACTCGTCGTCGCCCTTGAACTCCGCGGCGATCACCAAACCCTGTCGGGCGCCGGCATCGTTGGCGCTCACCGCCACGACGGCACCCTCGCGCACGCCGTCGGCGCGGGCGGCCACCTGCTCGATCTCGGTGGGAAAGATATTGCGGCCGGCCACGGTGATGAGTTCCTTGAGTCGGCCGCACACGACGAGGCCGTCGTCGGCGAGGTACCCGAGATCACCTGTGGCGAACCAAGTTTCGCGATCGATGGGGTCCTGTCCGAGATAGCCGGCCATCATCGAGGTGCCGCGTACCTGGACTTCGCCCACATCGCGTCCGGCGAGTTCGTGGGGCACATCGGTGGGCGCGATGCGGACCTCCATGCCATCGATCGGCCGGCCGAGTACTGCGTACCTGCGCACCATGGTGTCGCCGTCGACGGCCACGGTGACGTTGTCGCAGCGCAGCCCGCCACCAGGGACGGGAACGGTTACCGCGCAGGTCGATTCGGCGAGGCCGTACGACGGACACAGGGCGTTCGCGTCGAAGCCGAATTTGGCCATCTCGGTCGCGAATCGATTGGTGCCGTCGCAGTCGACGGGCTCGCCGCCGTTGAGTGCGAACCGCAGCGCGCCCAAGTCGACATCGCTGACGAGACGGGCGTACTTGCCGAGCAGCCCGAATGCCATGTTGGGGGCCGCGGTCATGGTTGCCTTGCTCTCGGTCAACCATTTGAGCCAATTGAACGGCGAGGCCGAGAACGCGGTGGTGGGTGCCTGCCACAGCTCGCCGCCGCCGAGCGTCATGGTGAGCATGAACGCCAGACCCATGTCGTGGTAGATCGGCAGCCACGAATGTCCACGGTCGGCGTCGGTGACGCTGATCCGCGAGACCAGTCCACGCAGGTTCGCCAACGCCGCGTCCGCAGGGATCTGGGCGGTGCGAGGCGTGCCGGTCGATCCCGCGGTACCCTGCAGGATGCCGAAGTCGGCGGTCCGCGAGGGTGTGAAGGTTGTCGAACGATGTTCGTGGGCAACGGTATTGACGTCGTGCAGGTCCGCATC from Mycolicibacterium phocaicum includes the following:
- a CDS encoding hemophore-related protein, producing the protein MSFTTRMMVGAGSALVAVMASGAVATAQPDPTPIMYSTCTYPQVIAALTALDPGAAAELQANPIGVGYLHQLIASGPQQRKALITRAYNTPGAAQYTDLVLNVANTCNNF
- the mbtM gene encoding long-chain-fatty acid--ACP ligase MbtM, translated to MASALSEVMTRSTRDLVTLDPKTGDWQRHPWQEVHARAENVAAHVDGQSRIGLVGEPTVEFLAGIYGAILAGAAVSILPGPVRGADTATWAGATLNRFAGIGIRAVLSHGKHLELLRAGTADADLHDVNTVAHEHRSTTFTPSRTADFGILQGTAGSTGTPRTAQIPADAALANLRGLVSRISVTDADRGHSWLPIYHDMGLAFMLTMTLGGGELWQAPTTAFSASPFNWLKWLTESKATMTAAPNMAFGLLGKYARLVSDVDLGALRFALNGGEPVDCDGTNRFATEMAKFGFDANALCPSYGLAESTCAVTVPVPGGGLRCDNVTVAVDGDTMVRRYAVLGRPIDGMEVRIAPTDVPHELAGRDVGEVQVRGTSMMAGYLGQDPIDRETWFATGDLGYLADDGLVVCGRLKELITVAGRNIFPTEIEQVAARADGVREGAVVAVSANDAGARQGLVIAAEFKGDDESTARSQVVSLVASECGIVPADVVFLKPGSLPRTSSGKLRRLEVRRTLEAVGS
- a CDS encoding GNAT family N-acetyltransferase, coding for MTEIDQGPVLPRELTSLSAEVRAVGAPPVPQLASPWAVRLVDADADAEMLSEWMNRPHLAEAWEYDRPPEWWRRHLQAQLDGEYSRPLLVSYQDKAMGYLELYWAAKDSIAPRYDAEPHDLGLHAAIADERFVNRGLGPLLMPQVLASLFELVPSCRRVMFDPDHRNTGARRLVEHGGAEFLGEHDMANRRMALYALARPSS
- the mbtN gene encoding mycobactin biosynthesis acyl-ACP dehydrogenase MbtN, which produces MTTFETCTTESYRELLGEVFDERVREWTAEAEESERFPRKLIEYLGQSEVFAAKWGERQHPDVAKVFALAEELGKLGSAGIGVGVSLHDSAIAILRRFGKSDYLRDITEQAIRGDAVLCIGASEESGGSDLQIVETEVVSARGGFEVRGTKKFVSMSPIADHIMVVARSVDHDRESRHGSVVVISVPTAQVDVQTPYRKVGAGPLDNAAVHIDTWVPAEALVARAGTGLAAISWGLAQERLSVAGQIEANCRRIIGITLARMMKRRQFGHTLYEHQALRMRLADLHARVDLLRYGLAGLAAQGRMDLRAAAAIKVTAARLGVEVVDECMHIFGGAGYLVDETPLGRWWRDMKLARVGGGTDEVLWELVAAGMRPDYEGYDAVTSSPVIV
- a CDS encoding YceI family protein, with protein sequence MAKRLLLLLAVLAVVGVCAGPWFYRTQMEGAPAPALTLPTTHRPATTNLDGKWIVAAGPDDEANRSQAGYRARQQLLWETVTVTGRTNSVRGDATVAGGTLQAASFVVDVATMQSPHRGRDDRFRGPDVMDAAKFPTAKLAVLDPVDLSSISGDGTPTTMEVSAQLTLKGVARQVAVRLDVQRSGNGVVAVGQIPVTFADYGIVPPAPPVGLLAVDPIVTIEFLVNLVKR
- a CDS encoding TIGR03085 family metal-binding protein: MTAAQRERAALVESLREHGPDAPTLCEGWTARDLAAHLVVRERRLDAAPGILVPQLAGYTERVQARVTASTEWEKLVDMIAAGPPLYSPFKLLDPFVNVAEMFIHNEDVRRAQPAWEPRELDGKLVSALQGQVANMARMGIRNAPARVVLVTPDGRRLAETGRGAEVTVTGTPGELLLFAAGRGPAQVTFTGPDEAVAAVRGSNRGF